The following are encoded together in the Candidatus Tumulicola sp. genome:
- the nadA gene encoding quinolinate synthase NadA — MTIAELTYTPEIAAETHETFERAGGVIPEVEWPLYAPYVAAIQRLKRERNAVILAHNYQVPEIYYTVADIVGDSLALAIKAAETEADVIVLCGVHFMAETAKLVNPQKTVLVPDLKAGCSLAESITGADVRLLREKYPGVPIVTYVNTSAEVKAESDVCVTSGNAVQIVRALGVPRVIFLPDEYLAAYVASKTDVEIIAWQGHCEVHERFSGDDIRRYREGDPGLIVLAHPECPPDVLAAADYVGSTQGMAEYVGGLDETPATKRPRVLMMTECSMADNVAAKNPNVDFVRPCNLCPHMKRNTLPKILHSLQSMEYEVTIDPEIARRARLSVDRMLEFSRPRD, encoded by the coding sequence ATGACCATCGCCGAGCTCACCTACACGCCTGAAATCGCCGCCGAAACGCACGAAACGTTCGAGCGAGCCGGCGGCGTTATCCCCGAAGTCGAATGGCCGCTGTACGCTCCGTACGTCGCGGCCATTCAGCGTCTCAAGCGCGAGCGAAACGCGGTCATCCTCGCTCACAATTATCAAGTGCCGGAAATCTATTATACCGTCGCCGACATCGTGGGCGACTCACTCGCGTTGGCGATCAAGGCGGCGGAAACGGAAGCCGACGTGATCGTCTTATGCGGCGTGCATTTCATGGCCGAAACCGCGAAACTGGTCAATCCGCAAAAGACCGTGCTGGTGCCCGATCTCAAAGCCGGATGTTCGCTGGCCGAATCGATCACCGGCGCCGACGTACGGCTGCTGCGCGAGAAGTATCCCGGCGTTCCGATCGTAACGTACGTGAATACGTCGGCCGAAGTCAAAGCCGAATCCGACGTGTGCGTCACCAGCGGCAACGCGGTGCAAATCGTTCGGGCCTTGGGTGTGCCGCGCGTGATCTTTCTTCCGGATGAATATCTGGCCGCGTACGTCGCGTCCAAAACCGATGTCGAAATCATCGCGTGGCAAGGCCACTGCGAGGTGCACGAGCGTTTTAGCGGAGACGATATTCGACGTTATCGCGAGGGCGATCCGGGACTGATCGTGTTGGCGCATCCGGAATGTCCGCCCGATGTTTTGGCCGCGGCCGATTACGTCGGTTCGACGCAAGGCATGGCCGAATACGTCGGCGGTCTCGACGAGACGCCGGCGACGAAGCGGCCGCGCGTATTGATGATGACCGAATGCTCGATGGCCGATAACGTGGCGGCAAAGAATCCGAATGTCGATTTCGTACGGCCGTGCAACCTGTGTCCGCACATGAAGCGCAATACGTTGCCCAAAATACTGCACTCGCTGCAATCGATGGAATATGAAGTGACGATCGATCCCGAGATCGCGCGCCGCGCTCGGTTATCGGTCGACCGCATGTTGGAGTTTAGCCGTCCGCGCGATTGA
- a CDS encoding alpha/beta hydrolase, whose protein sequence is MIRLVNRIAVALTLIALAVAAAPASAATLPPAPKPSASFDSGMLHVDKYGSGPQNLILIPGLGSGPWSWYGTIEHFSQYFTVYAVTLAGFDGTPAPAQTPTFEAFSNDFWQMLSAHNIASPVVVGHSLGGTLAIYLAEQHPERLRAIVAADGLPIFPLLSTQTTDQRTVVAKQAAGSYAGLSPAGALAYETRYMQNIGTLDPQLVAPTAQLEASSDPKIVAAWLQADLIADLRPDLSKITIPVLEIMPYDPQMGSKAGFTQDQGVAFYTSLLKGAPQATVVAIGPSRHFVMLDRPEAFYTAVHQFINGLPAPAANGSSPSGL, encoded by the coding sequence ATGATCCGCCTCGTCAACCGAATCGCGGTCGCGCTCACCCTCATCGCGCTCGCCGTCGCAGCCGCACCGGCTTCGGCTGCGACGCTGCCGCCCGCTCCTAAGCCGTCGGCGTCCTTCGATTCCGGAATGCTCCACGTGGACAAATACGGTTCCGGACCGCAGAACTTGATCTTGATTCCAGGCTTAGGTAGCGGGCCGTGGTCGTGGTACGGCACCATTGAACACTTTTCGCAGTACTTCACCGTCTATGCGGTCACGCTCGCCGGGTTCGACGGAACGCCCGCGCCCGCTCAAACGCCGACCTTCGAGGCGTTTTCAAACGACTTCTGGCAAATGCTGTCGGCGCACAACATCGCGTCGCCGGTGGTGGTGGGGCACAGCCTCGGCGGAACGCTCGCGATCTACCTAGCGGAGCAACATCCCGAGCGCTTACGCGCCATCGTCGCCGCCGACGGCCTGCCGATCTTCCCGCTGCTGAGCACGCAAACGACCGATCAGCGTACCGTGGTTGCCAAACAAGCGGCTGGATCGTACGCCGGGTTATCGCCTGCCGGAGCGCTTGCGTATGAAACGAGATACATGCAGAACATCGGTACGCTCGATCCGCAGCTCGTCGCTCCGACGGCGCAGCTCGAAGCGAGCAGCGATCCAAAAATTGTGGCTGCCTGGCTGCAAGCCGACCTGATCGCCGATCTGCGCCCGGATCTCTCGAAAATCACGATTCCCGTCCTCGAGATTATGCCGTACGACCCGCAGATGGGTTCGAAAGCCGGCTTCACGCAAGACCAAGGCGTCGCGTTCTACACTTCTCTCCTGAAGGGGGCGCCGCAGGCAACCGTCGTCGCAATCGGTCCGTCGCGCCACTTCGTGATGTTGGACCGTCCGGAAGCGTTTTATACGGCCGTGCACCAGTTTATCAACGGGTTACCGGCTCCGGCCGCAAACGGGTCTTCGCCGTCCGGGTTGTAA
- a CDS encoding helix-turn-helix transcriptional regulator has protein sequence MKNRLRVLRAERDWSQAELADRLGVARQTVVALEAGKYAPSLPLAFKISQIFGRQVEDVFEADPLTMEEPSR, from the coding sequence ATGAAAAACCGGTTACGCGTCCTACGCGCCGAGCGGGACTGGTCTCAGGCCGAACTGGCCGACCGGCTGGGCGTCGCGCGCCAGACCGTGGTCGCGCTGGAAGCCGGGAAATACGCACCCAGCTTACCGCTGGCGTTCAAAATAAGCCAAATCTTCGGGCGGCAGGTGGAAGACGTTTTCGAAGCCGACCCACTCACCATGGAGGAACCCTCACGATGA
- a CDS encoding sulfate ABC transporter substrate-binding protein, translating to MLATAAVGVVGPASAANGSMILNVSFDPTRELYNDFNDAFARYWKAKTGQTITVQQSNGGSGKQARAVIDGLQADVVTLALAYDIDAIADKAQLLPANWQSRLPENSTPYTSTIVFLVRKGNPKHIKDWSDLIRPGVSVVMPNPKTSGGARWNFLAAWAYALRRPGGNEGAARDFVTKLYKNVPVLDSGARGSTTTFTERNIGDVLVGWESDALLATRDLGPDKYSIVYPPTSILAEPPVAVVDKVVDAKGTRGIAEAYVRYLYTPQGQEIIAKHFFRPRLPSVVKKYASTFPSIRMVTISQVFGNWKSAQKKFFDDGALFDQIYQP from the coding sequence GTGCTTGCCACGGCGGCGGTGGGGGTGGTTGGGCCTGCATCCGCCGCCAACGGCTCCATGATTTTGAACGTGTCGTTCGACCCGACGCGCGAACTCTACAATGACTTCAACGACGCGTTCGCCCGCTATTGGAAGGCCAAGACCGGCCAGACCATCACCGTACAGCAGTCCAACGGGGGCTCGGGGAAGCAGGCGCGAGCGGTTATCGACGGCTTACAGGCCGACGTCGTGACCCTCGCGCTGGCATACGACATCGATGCGATCGCCGACAAGGCGCAGTTGCTGCCCGCCAATTGGCAGTCGCGTTTGCCGGAGAATAGCACGCCGTACACATCGACGATCGTGTTCTTGGTGCGCAAGGGCAATCCGAAGCACATCAAGGATTGGAGCGACCTTATTCGCCCCGGCGTTTCGGTCGTGATGCCCAATCCGAAAACGTCCGGAGGCGCGCGCTGGAACTTTCTCGCGGCGTGGGCCTACGCGTTGCGCCGTCCCGGCGGTAACGAAGGCGCGGCTCGCGATTTCGTAACCAAACTGTATAAGAACGTTCCGGTGCTCGATTCGGGCGCGCGTGGTTCGACCACGACGTTCACAGAGCGCAACATCGGCGACGTACTCGTCGGCTGGGAAAGCGACGCGCTACTCGCGACGCGCGATCTTGGTCCCGACAAGTATTCGATCGTGTATCCGCCTACCAGCATCCTGGCGGAGCCGCCGGTGGCCGTGGTCGACAAAGTCGTCGACGCCAAAGGCACGCGCGGGATCGCCGAGGCGTACGTTAGGTATCTCTACACTCCGCAAGGCCAGGAAATCATCGCCAAGCATTTCTTTCGTCCGCGCTTGCCGTCGGTCGTCAAGAAATATGCATCGACGTTTCCGAGCATCCGGATGGTGACCATTTCGCAAGTATTCGGCAACTGGAAAAGCGCGCAGAAGAAGTTCTTCGATGACGGCGCGCTGTTCGACCAA